Proteins encoded by one window of Cannabis sativa cultivar Pink pepper isolate KNU-18-1 chromosome 4, ASM2916894v1, whole genome shotgun sequence:
- the LOC115712084 gene encoding uncharacterized protein LOC115712084 has product MGVSFKVARMGTRYKPKLVEVENDRLDEEENESSDSRSSGDQGNFSGVGNKISALSCGVAKNALIPSASDDIEVSFSLHLFPNGFSIGKVSESFNIAPDKLYPYNRSSETLFSAIEYGWLPGDIFDDLPIKYVNGHVLCEIHDYRNCLLQKEGICSIQKSPIVHRVILQMSMENVVKDIMLISDDSWTYNDLLEVESRIVKALQPNLCLNPQPSMGIHYGETLTKKVNLEISWSWKKRKQCNAPTTTNQIFTEDLSHATLTPSDSACQNVHQDEGVMLAKKDIPTPVLEKTNTQVYPLTSPQNFQLEKTRVPLTLVGLGASNSSVPIRATKKRTIDKTKPASSNLIVTEVYHDQAIQQPAIKKPKEEPVDFSYPQFLGESITASVTPQLQRQNALVHQKIEAGKVLPERFQDKGHLSQLLTSRLALTRRDIPYSAFGSATSNLKQESLNFPGIVLGNMEDMRVNFTDGVPIQGQQALHLLKTDNRIENTLKNPIAHAIEKHGAKGKLSSRRNVLEKPRLICDGSTAPSSQNVESTKAITILKRKATPDVKSWSISLFDSNTYRKHVQIANANRISEGINPLSHTSEIKGGRILERFSKIKELTQRCKLIKKPKLDEMLVTKGENFHKTENVAFHLSHCEESNISVATIWDQVYSSQLSMGANNVCKARILMFVRQESPVIEDGIHFHGGETHIRLELAQEFNKIQVEANVLYGSKYEDAPTVLSPIPTFPCARYAERFITQFCSLMTREGYLLAYDHVLPKYPEIEGRQEPSSTVNQPSETSEPPCKPNFNPMTANMSVHNSSHLQFKQNYPEEGGQLPLTENVQSSPQFTSNHLRNLDLDLDFTAQLSSITSQIQAVIERGQLRHQIQERQRIQELLMQRKAMLGGVAAMNAEGCLGPRNFNFGSVGNNVTNPMASSHNKIYEGARMLSVGNIGQKNNPCSSNSFGLNDNKRVLASTPSTGNGQWGGLEDVVQGYRNPKPNAKQCQQVGSSPSQHNLESVNFGQQVGSSSSTGLNSPQTEQCSLESVNFGLQVQHYAQLLQTNQGSSESVNFGQQASSSFAGLNSQQFPQPPPQTNHQHSVESVNFSQHVQQYALLLQANHGSLESVNFGSSSSEVNSQQFAQPPQTIQRRQQKPKPVSVGTRKKSTKGSQGTVQTGRKK; this is encoded by the exons ATGGGGGTTTCTTTCAAGGTGGCGAGAATGGGTACGAGGTATAAACCGAAGTTGGTTGAGGTTGAGAATGATCGTTTGGATGAGGAGGAGAATGAGTCCTCTGATTCTCGGTCAAGTGGTGATCAG GGGAATTTTTCTGGGGTTGGGAATAAGATTTCTGCTCTTTCATGTGGTGTAGCTAAGAATGCTCTTATACCCTCAGCTTCAGATG ATATTGAGGTGTCCTTCTCATTGCATCTATTTCCAAATGGGTTTTCTATTGGAAAAGTTTCTGAG TCATTCAATATTGCACCGGACAAGTTGTATCCATACAACAGATCGTCGGAGACACTTTTCTCT gCAATTGAATATGGTTGGTTGCCTGGAGATATATTTGATGACTTGCCGATCAAGTATGTCAATGGACATGTTCTATGTGAG ATTCATGATTATCGCAATTGTTTGTTGCAAAAAGAAGGTATCTGTTCTATTCAGAAGTCCCCTATTGTTCACAGAGTGATATTACAAATGTCCATGGAGAATGTTGTCAAGGATATCATGTTAATATCAGATGATTCCTGGACCTACAACGATCTCTTG GAAGTTGAATCCCGCATTGTCAAAGCCTTGCAACCTAATCTTTGTCTGAATCCACAACCATCGATGGGAATACATTATGGAGAAACCCTGACAAAGAAG GTCAACTTGGAGATATCATGGAGCTGGAAAAAGAGGAAACAGTGTAATGCACCAACTACTACCAACCAGATTTTCACCGAAGACTTAAGTCATGCTACTCTTACACCAAGCGATTCTGCCTGCCAGAATGTGCATCAAGATGAAGGAGTAATGCTGGCAAAGAAAGATATTCCAACTCCGGTTCTAGAAAAAACGAACACACAAGTCTATCCTTTGACATCACCTCAAAACTTTCAATTGGAGAAGACAAGAGTTCCATTGACTTTGGTTGGGCTTGGTGCATCCAATTCTTCTGTGCCTATAAGAGCTACAAAGAAGCGAACTATTGATAAAACAAAACCGGCCTCATCGAATCTCATTGTTACAGAAGTATATCATGATCAAGCAATTCAACAACCTGCTATCAAGAAACCGAAGGAAGAGCCTGTGGACTTCTCTTACCCGCAATTTCTGGGTGAATCCATTACAGCCAGTGTTACACCTCAGCTACAGCGGCAGAATGCTCTAGTGCATCAGAAGATTGAAGCTGGAAAAGTTCTTCCTGAGAGATTTCAAGATAAAGGGCACCTATCACAGTTATTGACAAGTCGTCTGGCTTTAACTAGGAGAGACATCCCATATTCTGCATTTGGATCAGCTACTTCTAATCTGAAGCAAGAATCTTTGAACTTTCCCGGAATAGTTCTTGGGAATATGGAGGATATGAGAGTGAACTTTACTGATGGGGTACCGATTCAAGGTCAGCAAGCGCTGCATTTATTAAAGACAGATAACCGGATTGAGAATACATTGAAGAATCCCATTGCTCATGCAATTGAAAAGCATGGTGCAAAAGGAAAACTTTCCAGTAGAAGGAATGTATTGGAAAAACCTCGGTTGATATGTGATGGAAGCACCGCACCAAGCTCTCAAAATGTGGAGTCAACAAAGGccattactattttaaaaaggaaAGCAACACCTGATGTTAAGAGCTGGAGTATAAGCTTGTTTGACTCAAATACTTACAGAAAACATGTTCAAATAGCCAATGCAAATCGTATCTCAGAGGGTATTAATCCCTTATCTCATACTTCAGAAATCAAGGGAGGTCGtatcttagagagattctcaaagATTAAAGAATTGACTCAAAG GTGCAAATTAATTAAGAAGCCCAAGCTGGATGAGATGCTAGTAACTAAAGGAGAAAATTTCCATAAAACTGAAAATGTTGCTTTCCACCTCTCACATTGTGAGGAGAGTAACATTTCAGTAGCTACGATATGGGATCAAGTTTATTCGTCTCAACTCTCCATGGGTGCTAATAATGTGTGTAAAGCTAGAATATTGATGTTTGTACGTCAAGAATCTCCCGTCATTGAAG ATGGGatccattttcatggtggagaGACTCATATCAGATTAGAACTTGCTCAGGAGTTTAACAAAATTCAAGTGGAAGCAAATGTACTATATGGAAGTAAATACGAGGATGCTCCCACTGTTCTGTCTCCCATACCAACTTTTCCTTGTGCT CGTTACGCAGAACGATTTATTACTCAGTTTTGTTCTCTG ATGACCCGTGAAGGTTACCTCCTTGCTTACGACCATGTACTACCCAAGTATCCTGAGATCGAAGGTAGACAGGAACCGAGTAGTACTGTCAACCAACCATCCGAAACATCTGAGCCACCTTGCAAGCCCAATTTCAATCCCATGACTGCAAACATGTCGGTTCATAATTCCAGCCATTTACAGTTTAAGCAAAATTATCCCGAGGAGGGTGGTCAGTTACCTCTTACCGAAAATGTACAGTCATCTCCACAGTTCACAAGTAATCATTTACGGAATCTGGACCTCGACCTCGACTTCACTGCACAACTCAGTTCCATTACTTCACAGATACAAGCTGTTATCGAACGTGGCCAGCTAAGACATCAGATACAAGAAAGACAGAGAATTCAAGAGCTACTTATGCAGAGGAAGGCAATGTTGGGAGGAGTGGCTGCTATGAATGCAGAGGGTTGCTTAGGCCCTAGAAATTTCAACTTTGGCTCCGTCGGTAATAATGTTACAAATCCCATGGCTTCCAGTCATAATAAGATATACGAAGGAGCTCGTATGCTTTCGGTTGGGAATATAGGTCAGAAAAACAATCCTTGCAGCAGCAACTCGTTCGGCTTAAATGACAACAAACGTGTTCTTGCTTCAACTCCCAGCACAGGAAATGGTCAATGGGGTGGTTTGGAAGATGTAGTTCAAGGCTATAGAAATCCGAAACCTAATGCAAAGCAGTGTCAGCAAGTGGGTTCATCTCCGAGTCAACATAATCTCGAATCTGTCAACTTTGGTCAGCAAGTGGGTTCTTCATCTTCAACCGGACTTAACTCGCCACAAACCGAACAATGCAGTCTAGAATCTGTCAACTTCGGTCTGCAAGTACAACACTATGCTCAACTCTTACAAACCAACCAAGGTAGTTCAGAATCCGTCAACTTCGGTCAGCAAGCAAGTTCTTCTTTCGCTGGACTCAACTCGCAACAGTTTCCTCAACCGCCACCACAAACCAACCACCAACACAGTGTGGAATCTGTCAACTTCAGTCAGCATGTACAACAGTACGCCTTACTGCTACAAGCCAACCATGGTAGTCTAGAGTCCGTCAACTTTGGTTCATCTTCAAGTGAAGTTAACTCACAACAGTTTGCTCAACCACCACAGACCATCCAACGACGACAACAGAAACCCAAACCAGTTTCGGTTGGGACGAGAAAGAAGAGTACCAAAGGGTCTCAGGGAACCGTGCAGACGGGTCGGAAGAAGTGA